Proteins from one Mastacembelus armatus chromosome 16, fMasArm1.2, whole genome shotgun sequence genomic window:
- the LOC113136134 gene encoding NLR family CARD domain-containing protein 3-like isoform X3 gives MSECGSRKGPPSCDSLRSNMSIDFPPDLTGEPRPPEMTHVRKVKKKPEGRVGFDSLRSNMSIDFPPDLTGEPRPPVSIGQTSSDVQQNQGRLSEFEARTLAYVKRTLRTHKKVLSAEHKGLFGEDEQEDADDEPAETNTETGEAVLKIALHILRTLNEEGHAHTLEKSHYGELAMCQRGLKSLLMSKNECLVETQQWPVPLKKIYTKLYLMEGERGEVNSEHEVRQIETAYKRQKPLEIQIRCEDMFKPLPKEDHPIRTVLTKGIAGIGKTVLVQKFVLDWSEEKASQEIQLLFSLPFRELNLISNERKSLMELLCEFFPGLEESGLKDLNKYKVLIVLDGLDECRLHLDFEGTDRCCDATQSASLDVLLTNLIAGNLLPDANLWITTRPAAAGCIPPQHVDRVTEIRGFTDHQKEQYFHKKIEDENLAKRVVTHIKSRRSLHIMCHVPVFCWISSIVLGKMCSSAGGGKMPKTLTQMYIRFLAHQITQMQVKYYEEQQLDSHGNNKAIVSLGKLAFEQLEKGNLIFYVDDLRDCGIDVKEASVYSGLCTQVFREESCLQHKVFCFVHLSVQEFLAALYVHVMKVRGVNLMMEESEHMTKAKPVSELHRAAVDRALQSNSGHLDLFLRFLLGLSQESSQVLLRDLKIQVEPCDSDSREESIKYIREKISQTLCPEKCVNLFHCLNELNDCSLVEDIQRYLESDGESVMDQCSAAQWAALVFVLLTSPERQEEIHLKKYSRKAEDLHKLLPAIKASRSAMLNDCNLTADSCQAVSSALSSSSNQLLHLSLSDNVLEDLGVEHLCRGLQSPHCGLKTLRLNRCSLTQRCCGSLASVLSCQSSHLKELDLSDNDIEDEGVRLLCTGLGSVQCKLEILRLSFCCVTEEGCGFLASAVKTNPSHLRELDLSYNHLGDSGVKLVSDALEEGQCETVKFRIDHNAEHWFKPGLREYACELSMDDNTAHKLLILSDDKRKVSQGEEEQQYPDHPDRFDYWTQVLFQEGLTGRHYWEVEWEGNWAGLGVTYKGIVHKGPGYHSVIGYNANSWSLHCCTHGYRAYHDMKSIVLQVPQAGSRRLAMYLDWEAGVLSFYKVSSGRFLTHLHTFHTKFQECLYVVFRPWGTGSSLRLCQVERPQATGQ, from the exons ATGAGTGAATGTGGATCAAGGAAAGGACCGCCCAGCTGTGACTCTCTGAGGAGCAACATGTCCATAGACTTTCCTCCAGACCTCACTGGTGAACCCAGACCTCCAGAAATGACACA TGTcagaaaagtgaagaagaaaccTGAGGGAAGAGTCGGTTTTGACTCTCTGAGGAGCAACATGTCCATAGACTTTCCTCCAGACCTCACTGGTGAACCCAGACCTCCAGTGTCAAT TGGCCAGACCTCATCAGACGTTCAGCAGAACCAGGGCAGGCTCAGT GAGTTTGAAGCCAGAACTTTGGCTTACGTAAAGCGAACTCTGAGGACGCATAAGAAGGTCCTGTCTGCAGAACACAAAGGACTGTTTGGGGAAGACGAGCAGGAGGACGCCGACGATGAGCCGGCTGAGACCAATACTGAAACAGGAGAAGCTGTTCTGAAGATCGCCCTCCATATCTTGAGGACCTTGAATGAGGAAGGACATGCTCACACACTTGAGAAGA GTCATTACGGAGAACTCGCCATGTGCCAGCGGGGACTAAAATCTCTCCTGATGAGTAAAAACGAGTGCTTGGTGGAAACACAACAGTGGCCTGTGCCTCTAAAGAAGATTTATACTAAGCTGTATctgatggagggagagagaggagaagtcAACAGCGAACATGAAGTGAGGCAGATTGAGACGGCGTACAAAAGACAGAAACCTCTGGAGATTCAAATCAGGTGTGAGGACATGTTCAAGCCCCTACCCAAAGAAGACCACCCGATCAGAACGGTGCTCACCAAGGGGATAGCAGGCATCGGTAAAACTGTGTTGGTACAGAAGTTCGTTCTGGACTGGTCTGAGGAGAAGGCCAGTCAGGAGATCCAGCTCCTGTTTTCACTTCCATTCAGGGAGCTGAATTTGATtagcaatgaaagaaaaagtctGATGGAGCTGCTGTGTGAATTCTTTCCAGGTCTGGAAGAATCTGGACTCAAAGACCTGAACAAGTACAAAGTTCTGATTGTATTGGATGGTCTTGATGAATGCAGACTACATCTGGACTTCGAGGGAACGGACAGATGTTGTGATGCTACACAGTCAGCCTCACTGGAcgtgctgctgacaaacctcattgCAGGTAACCTGCTACCAGACGCCAATCTGTGGATAACCACCCGACCTGCGGCTGCCGGCTGCATCCCTCCACAGCACGTTGACCGCGTGACCGAGATACGAGGTTTCACTGACCACCAGAAGGAGCAGTACTTCCACAAGAAAATTGAGGACGAAAACTTGGCCAAAAGAGTCGTCACACACATAAAGTCAAGAAGAAGTctccacatcatgtgccacGTACCAGTGTTTTGCTGGATTTCCTCCATTGTCCTGGGGAAAATGTGCTCCagtgcaggaggaggaaaaatgcCAAAGACCTTGACCCAGATGTACATTCGCTTTCTGGCACATCAGATCACACAGATGCAGGTCAAGTACTATGAGGAGCAACAGCTGGACTCCCATGGGAATAACAAGGCGATCGTGTCCCTTGGGAAGTTGGCCTTCGAGCAGCTGGAGAAGGGCAACCTGATCTTCTACGTCGACGATCTTAGAGACTGTGGCATCGATGTCAAAGAAGCATCTGTGTACTCAGGACTGTGTACTCAGGTCTTCAGGGAAGAGTCGTGCTTGCAGCATAAAGTCTTCTGCTTCGTGCATCTCTCCGTCCAAGAGTTTCTTGCAGCTTTGTATGTGCACGTGATGAAGGTCAGAGGTGTGAACCTGATGATGGAGGAGTCTGAACACATGACCAAAGCCAAACCTGTGTCCGAGTtgcacagagcagcagtggaCAGAGCCTTACAAAGCAACAGCGGCCACCTGGATCTTTTCCTGCGTTTCCTCCTCGGACTGTCTCAGGAGTCCAGTCAGGTTCTGCTCAGAGACCTGAAGATCCAGGTAGAACCCTGTGACTCAGACAGTCGTGAGGAATCCATCAAGTACATCAGGGAGAAAATCAGTCAGACTCTTTGTCCAGAGAAGTGCGTCAAtctcttccactgtctgaacGAGTTAAACGACTGCTCGCTGGTGGAGGACATCCAGAGGTACCTGGAGTCAGATGGAGAGTCCGTGATGGACCAGTGCTCTGCAGCTCAATGGGCGGCCCTGGTCTTTGTGTTGCTGACGTCACCGGAGAGACAAGAGGAGATCCACCTCAAGAAATACTCCAGAAAAGCAGAAGACCTTCACAAGCTCCTCCCAGCCATCAAAGCATCCAGATCAGCAAT GTTGAATGATTGTAATCTCACTGCAGACTCCTGCCAGGCTGTGTCCTCTGCACTCAGCTCCAGCTCCAACCAGCTGCTTCATTTGAGCTTGAGTGACAATGTCTTAGAAGACTTGGGGGTCGAGCATCTTTGTAGGGGACTCCAGAGTCCACACTGCGGGCTGAAGACACTGAG GCTGAACAGGTGCAGTCTCACCCAGAGGTGCTGTGGGAGCCTGGCGTCAGTCCTGAGCTGTCAGTCATCGCATCTTAAGGAGCTGGACCTGAGTGACAACGACATTGAAGACGAGGGAGTGAGGCTGCTCTGCACCGGACTGGGGAGCGTGCAGTGTAAACTGGAAATCCTCAG GTTGTCGTTCTGCTGCGTCACAGAAGAAGGTTGTGGTTTCTTGGCCTCAGCAGTGAAGACCAACCCATCCCacctgagagagctggacctgagctacaaccaCCTCGGGGATTCTGGAGTGAAGCTCGTCTCTGACGCTCTGGAGGAGGGACAGTGTGAAACTGTTAAATTCAG AATCGACCACAATGCAGAGCACTGGTTTAAACCGGGACTGAGAGAAT ACGCCTGTGAGCTCAGCATGGATGATAACACAGCCCACAAACTCCTCATCCTCTCTGACGACAAACGAAAAGTTAGCCAGGGCGAGGAAGAGCAGCAGTATCCCGATCACCCTGACAGGTTTGACTACTGGACCCAAGTCCTGTTCCAGGAGGGCCTGACTGGCCGCcattactgggaggtggagtgggaaGGAAACTGGGCCGGGTTAGGAGTGACCTACAAGGGTATCGTTCACAAAGGTCCAGGCTATCACTCTGTCATAGGATACAATGCGAATTCTTGGAGTCTGCATTGTTGTACTCATGGCTACCGGGCGTATCATGACATGAAGAGCATCGTCCTTCAGGTGCCTCAGGCTGGTTCCCGGAGACTGGCCATGTATCTGGACTGGGAGGCCGGGGTCCTGTCCTTCTACAAGGTTTCTTCTGGGAGGTTCCTGACACACCTGCACACCTTCCACACCAAGTTCCAAGAGTGTCTGTATGTGGTTTTCAGACCGTGGGGCACAGGCTCCTCTCTGAGGCTGTGCCAGGTGGAGCGACCTCAAGCAACAGGCCAGTGA
- the LOC113136134 gene encoding NLR family CARD domain-containing protein 3-like isoform X2 produces the protein MSECGSRKGPPSCDSLRSNMSIDFPPDLTGEPRPPEMTHVRRVKKKPEGRVGFDSLRSNMSIDFPPDLTGEPRPPHVRRVKKKPEGRVGFDSLRSNMSIDFPPDLTGEPRPPEMTHVRRVKKKPEGRVGFDSLRSNMSIDFPPDLTGEPRPPEMTHVRKVKKKPEGRVGFDSLRSNMSIDFPPDLTGEPRPPVSIGQTSSDVQQNQGRLSEFEARTLAYVKRTLRTHKKVLSAEHKGLFGEDEQEDADDEPAETNTETGEAVLKIALHILRTLNEEGHAHTLEKSHYGELAMCQRGLKSLLMSKNECLVETQQWPVPLKKIYTKLYLMEGERGEVNSEHEVRQIETAYKRQKPLEIQIRCEDMFKPLPKEDHPIRTVLTKGIAGIGKTVLVQKFVLDWSEEKASQEIQLLFSLPFRELNLISNERKSLMELLCEFFPGLEESGLKDLNKYKVLIVLDGLDECRLHLDFEGTDRCCDATQSASLDVLLTNLIAGNLLPDANLWITTRPAAAGCIPPQHVDRVTEIRGFTDHQKEQYFHKKIEDENLAKRVVTHIKSRRSLHIMCHVPVFCWISSIVLGKMCSSAGGGKMPKTLTQMYIRFLAHQITQMQVKYYEEQQLDSHGNNKAIVSLGKLAFEQLEKGNLIFYVDDLRDCGIDVKEASVYSGLCTQVFREESCLQHKVFCFVHLSVQEFLAALYVHVMKVRGVNLMMEESEHMTKAKPVSELHRAAVDRALQSNSGHLDLFLRFLLGLSQESSQVLLRDLKIQVEPCDSDSREESIKYIREKISQTLCPEKCVNLFHCLNELNDCSLVEDIQRYLESDGESVMDQCSAAQWAALVFVLLTSPERQEEIHLKKYSRKAEDLHKLLPAIKASRSAMLNDCNLTADSCQAVSSALSSSSNQLLHLSLSDNVLEDLGVEHLCRGLQSPHCGLKTLRLNRCSLTQRCCGSLASVLSCQSSHLKELDLSDNDIEDEGVRLLCTGLGSVQCKLEILRLSFCCVTEEGCGFLASAVKTNPSHLRELDLSYNHLGDSGVKLVSDALEEGQCETVKFRIDHNAEHWFKPGLREYACELSMDDNTAHKLLILSDDKRKVSQGEEEQQYPDHPDRFDYWTQVLFQEGLTGRHYWEVEWEGNWAGLGVTYKGIVHKGPGYHSVIGYNANSWSLHCCTHGYRAYHDMKSIVLQVPQAGSRRLAMYLDWEAGVLSFYKVSSGRFLTHLHTFHTKFQECLYVVFRPWGTGSSLRLCQVERPQATGQ, from the exons ATGAGTGAATGTGGATCAAGGAAAGGACCGCCCAGCTGTGACTCTCTGAGGAGCAACATGTCCATAGACTTTCCTCCAGACCTCACTGGTGAACCCAGACCTCCAGAAATGACACA TGTCAGAAGAGTGAAGAAGAAACCTGAGGGAAGAGTCGGTTTTGACTCTCTGAGGAGCAACATGTCCATAGACTTTCCTCCAGACCTCACTGGTGAACCCAGACCTCCACA TGTCAGAAGAGTGAAGAAGAAACCTGAGGGAAGAGTCGGTTTTGACTCTCTGAGAAGCAACATGTCCATAGACTTTCCTCCAGACCTCACTGGTGAACCCAGACCTCCAGAAATGACACA TGTCAGAAGAGTGAAGAAGAAACCTGAGGGAAGAGTCGGTTTTGACTCTCTGAGGAGCAACATGTCCATAGACTTTCCTCCAGACCTCACTG GTGAACCCAGACCTCCAGAAATGACACA TGTcagaaaagtgaagaagaaaccTGAGGGAAGAGTCGGTTTTGACTCTCTGAGGAGCAACATGTCCATAGACTTTCCTCCAGACCTCACTGGTGAACCCAGACCTCCAGTGTCAAT TGGCCAGACCTCATCAGACGTTCAGCAGAACCAGGGCAGGCTCAGT GAGTTTGAAGCCAGAACTTTGGCTTACGTAAAGCGAACTCTGAGGACGCATAAGAAGGTCCTGTCTGCAGAACACAAAGGACTGTTTGGGGAAGACGAGCAGGAGGACGCCGACGATGAGCCGGCTGAGACCAATACTGAAACAGGAGAAGCTGTTCTGAAGATCGCCCTCCATATCTTGAGGACCTTGAATGAGGAAGGACATGCTCACACACTTGAGAAGA GTCATTACGGAGAACTCGCCATGTGCCAGCGGGGACTAAAATCTCTCCTGATGAGTAAAAACGAGTGCTTGGTGGAAACACAACAGTGGCCTGTGCCTCTAAAGAAGATTTATACTAAGCTGTATctgatggagggagagagaggagaagtcAACAGCGAACATGAAGTGAGGCAGATTGAGACGGCGTACAAAAGACAGAAACCTCTGGAGATTCAAATCAGGTGTGAGGACATGTTCAAGCCCCTACCCAAAGAAGACCACCCGATCAGAACGGTGCTCACCAAGGGGATAGCAGGCATCGGTAAAACTGTGTTGGTACAGAAGTTCGTTCTGGACTGGTCTGAGGAGAAGGCCAGTCAGGAGATCCAGCTCCTGTTTTCACTTCCATTCAGGGAGCTGAATTTGATtagcaatgaaagaaaaagtctGATGGAGCTGCTGTGTGAATTCTTTCCAGGTCTGGAAGAATCTGGACTCAAAGACCTGAACAAGTACAAAGTTCTGATTGTATTGGATGGTCTTGATGAATGCAGACTACATCTGGACTTCGAGGGAACGGACAGATGTTGTGATGCTACACAGTCAGCCTCACTGGAcgtgctgctgacaaacctcattgCAGGTAACCTGCTACCAGACGCCAATCTGTGGATAACCACCCGACCTGCGGCTGCCGGCTGCATCCCTCCACAGCACGTTGACCGCGTGACCGAGATACGAGGTTTCACTGACCACCAGAAGGAGCAGTACTTCCACAAGAAAATTGAGGACGAAAACTTGGCCAAAAGAGTCGTCACACACATAAAGTCAAGAAGAAGTctccacatcatgtgccacGTACCAGTGTTTTGCTGGATTTCCTCCATTGTCCTGGGGAAAATGTGCTCCagtgcaggaggaggaaaaatgcCAAAGACCTTGACCCAGATGTACATTCGCTTTCTGGCACATCAGATCACACAGATGCAGGTCAAGTACTATGAGGAGCAACAGCTGGACTCCCATGGGAATAACAAGGCGATCGTGTCCCTTGGGAAGTTGGCCTTCGAGCAGCTGGAGAAGGGCAACCTGATCTTCTACGTCGACGATCTTAGAGACTGTGGCATCGATGTCAAAGAAGCATCTGTGTACTCAGGACTGTGTACTCAGGTCTTCAGGGAAGAGTCGTGCTTGCAGCATAAAGTCTTCTGCTTCGTGCATCTCTCCGTCCAAGAGTTTCTTGCAGCTTTGTATGTGCACGTGATGAAGGTCAGAGGTGTGAACCTGATGATGGAGGAGTCTGAACACATGACCAAAGCCAAACCTGTGTCCGAGTtgcacagagcagcagtggaCAGAGCCTTACAAAGCAACAGCGGCCACCTGGATCTTTTCCTGCGTTTCCTCCTCGGACTGTCTCAGGAGTCCAGTCAGGTTCTGCTCAGAGACCTGAAGATCCAGGTAGAACCCTGTGACTCAGACAGTCGTGAGGAATCCATCAAGTACATCAGGGAGAAAATCAGTCAGACTCTTTGTCCAGAGAAGTGCGTCAAtctcttccactgtctgaacGAGTTAAACGACTGCTCGCTGGTGGAGGACATCCAGAGGTACCTGGAGTCAGATGGAGAGTCCGTGATGGACCAGTGCTCTGCAGCTCAATGGGCGGCCCTGGTCTTTGTGTTGCTGACGTCACCGGAGAGACAAGAGGAGATCCACCTCAAGAAATACTCCAGAAAAGCAGAAGACCTTCACAAGCTCCTCCCAGCCATCAAAGCATCCAGATCAGCAAT GTTGAATGATTGTAATCTCACTGCAGACTCCTGCCAGGCTGTGTCCTCTGCACTCAGCTCCAGCTCCAACCAGCTGCTTCATTTGAGCTTGAGTGACAATGTCTTAGAAGACTTGGGGGTCGAGCATCTTTGTAGGGGACTCCAGAGTCCACACTGCGGGCTGAAGACACTGAG GCTGAACAGGTGCAGTCTCACCCAGAGGTGCTGTGGGAGCCTGGCGTCAGTCCTGAGCTGTCAGTCATCGCATCTTAAGGAGCTGGACCTGAGTGACAACGACATTGAAGACGAGGGAGTGAGGCTGCTCTGCACCGGACTGGGGAGCGTGCAGTGTAAACTGGAAATCCTCAG GTTGTCGTTCTGCTGCGTCACAGAAGAAGGTTGTGGTTTCTTGGCCTCAGCAGTGAAGACCAACCCATCCCacctgagagagctggacctgagctacaaccaCCTCGGGGATTCTGGAGTGAAGCTCGTCTCTGACGCTCTGGAGGAGGGACAGTGTGAAACTGTTAAATTCAG AATCGACCACAATGCAGAGCACTGGTTTAAACCGGGACTGAGAGAAT ACGCCTGTGAGCTCAGCATGGATGATAACACAGCCCACAAACTCCTCATCCTCTCTGACGACAAACGAAAAGTTAGCCAGGGCGAGGAAGAGCAGCAGTATCCCGATCACCCTGACAGGTTTGACTACTGGACCCAAGTCCTGTTCCAGGAGGGCCTGACTGGCCGCcattactgggaggtggagtgggaaGGAAACTGGGCCGGGTTAGGAGTGACCTACAAGGGTATCGTTCACAAAGGTCCAGGCTATCACTCTGTCATAGGATACAATGCGAATTCTTGGAGTCTGCATTGTTGTACTCATGGCTACCGGGCGTATCATGACATGAAGAGCATCGTCCTTCAGGTGCCTCAGGCTGGTTCCCGGAGACTGGCCATGTATCTGGACTGGGAGGCCGGGGTCCTGTCCTTCTACAAGGTTTCTTCTGGGAGGTTCCTGACACACCTGCACACCTTCCACACCAAGTTCCAAGAGTGTCTGTATGTGGTTTTCAGACCGTGGGGCACAGGCTCCTCTCTGAGGCTGTGCCAGGTGGAGCGACCTCAAGCAACAGGCCAGTGA
- the LOC113136134 gene encoding NLR family CARD domain-containing protein 3-like isoform X1 — translation MSECGSRKGPPSCDSLRSNMSIDFPPDLTGEPRPPEMTHVRRVKKKPEGRVGFDSLRSNMSIDFPPDLTGEPRPPHVRRVKKKPEGRVGFDSLRSNMSIDFPPDLTGEPRPPEMTHVRRVKKKPEGRVGFDSLRSNMSIDFPPDLTGEPRPPHVRRVKKKPEGRVGFDSLRSNMSIDFPPDLTGEPRPPEMTHVRKVKKKPEGRVGFDSLRSNMSIDFPPDLTGEPRPPVSIGQTSSDVQQNQGRLSEFEARTLAYVKRTLRTHKKVLSAEHKGLFGEDEQEDADDEPAETNTETGEAVLKIALHILRTLNEEGHAHTLEKSHYGELAMCQRGLKSLLMSKNECLVETQQWPVPLKKIYTKLYLMEGERGEVNSEHEVRQIETAYKRQKPLEIQIRCEDMFKPLPKEDHPIRTVLTKGIAGIGKTVLVQKFVLDWSEEKASQEIQLLFSLPFRELNLISNERKSLMELLCEFFPGLEESGLKDLNKYKVLIVLDGLDECRLHLDFEGTDRCCDATQSASLDVLLTNLIAGNLLPDANLWITTRPAAAGCIPPQHVDRVTEIRGFTDHQKEQYFHKKIEDENLAKRVVTHIKSRRSLHIMCHVPVFCWISSIVLGKMCSSAGGGKMPKTLTQMYIRFLAHQITQMQVKYYEEQQLDSHGNNKAIVSLGKLAFEQLEKGNLIFYVDDLRDCGIDVKEASVYSGLCTQVFREESCLQHKVFCFVHLSVQEFLAALYVHVMKVRGVNLMMEESEHMTKAKPVSELHRAAVDRALQSNSGHLDLFLRFLLGLSQESSQVLLRDLKIQVEPCDSDSREESIKYIREKISQTLCPEKCVNLFHCLNELNDCSLVEDIQRYLESDGESVMDQCSAAQWAALVFVLLTSPERQEEIHLKKYSRKAEDLHKLLPAIKASRSAMLNDCNLTADSCQAVSSALSSSSNQLLHLSLSDNVLEDLGVEHLCRGLQSPHCGLKTLRLNRCSLTQRCCGSLASVLSCQSSHLKELDLSDNDIEDEGVRLLCTGLGSVQCKLEILRLSFCCVTEEGCGFLASAVKTNPSHLRELDLSYNHLGDSGVKLVSDALEEGQCETVKFRIDHNAEHWFKPGLREYACELSMDDNTAHKLLILSDDKRKVSQGEEEQQYPDHPDRFDYWTQVLFQEGLTGRHYWEVEWEGNWAGLGVTYKGIVHKGPGYHSVIGYNANSWSLHCCTHGYRAYHDMKSIVLQVPQAGSRRLAMYLDWEAGVLSFYKVSSGRFLTHLHTFHTKFQECLYVVFRPWGTGSSLRLCQVERPQATGQ, via the exons ATGAGTGAATGTGGATCAAGGAAAGGACCGCCCAGCTGTGACTCTCTGAGGAGCAACATGTCCATAGACTTTCCTCCAGACCTCACTGGTGAACCCAGACCTCCAGAAATGACACA TGTCAGAAGAGTGAAGAAGAAACCTGAGGGAAGAGTCGGTTTTGACTCTCTGAGGAGCAACATGTCCATAGACTTTCCTCCAGACCTCACTGGTGAACCCAGACCTCCACA TGTCAGAAGAGTGAAGAAGAAACCTGAGGGAAGAGTCGGTTTTGACTCTCTGAGAAGCAACATGTCCATAGACTTTCCTCCAGACCTCACTGGTGAACCCAGACCTCCAGAAATGACACA TGTCAGAAGAGTGAAGAAGAAACCTGAGGGAAGAGTCGGTTTTGACTCTCTGAGGAGCAACATGTCCATAGACTTTCCTCCAGACCTCACTGGTGAACCCAGACCTCCACA TGTCAGAAGAGTGAAGAAGAAACCTGAGGGAAGAGTCGGTTTTGACTCTCTGAGAAGCAACATGTCCATAGACTTTCCTCCAGACCTCACTGGTGAACCCAGACCTCCAGAAATGACACA TGTcagaaaagtgaagaagaaaccTGAGGGAAGAGTCGGTTTTGACTCTCTGAGGAGCAACATGTCCATAGACTTTCCTCCAGACCTCACTGGTGAACCCAGACCTCCAGTGTCAAT TGGCCAGACCTCATCAGACGTTCAGCAGAACCAGGGCAGGCTCAGT GAGTTTGAAGCCAGAACTTTGGCTTACGTAAAGCGAACTCTGAGGACGCATAAGAAGGTCCTGTCTGCAGAACACAAAGGACTGTTTGGGGAAGACGAGCAGGAGGACGCCGACGATGAGCCGGCTGAGACCAATACTGAAACAGGAGAAGCTGTTCTGAAGATCGCCCTCCATATCTTGAGGACCTTGAATGAGGAAGGACATGCTCACACACTTGAGAAGA GTCATTACGGAGAACTCGCCATGTGCCAGCGGGGACTAAAATCTCTCCTGATGAGTAAAAACGAGTGCTTGGTGGAAACACAACAGTGGCCTGTGCCTCTAAAGAAGATTTATACTAAGCTGTATctgatggagggagagagaggagaagtcAACAGCGAACATGAAGTGAGGCAGATTGAGACGGCGTACAAAAGACAGAAACCTCTGGAGATTCAAATCAGGTGTGAGGACATGTTCAAGCCCCTACCCAAAGAAGACCACCCGATCAGAACGGTGCTCACCAAGGGGATAGCAGGCATCGGTAAAACTGTGTTGGTACAGAAGTTCGTTCTGGACTGGTCTGAGGAGAAGGCCAGTCAGGAGATCCAGCTCCTGTTTTCACTTCCATTCAGGGAGCTGAATTTGATtagcaatgaaagaaaaagtctGATGGAGCTGCTGTGTGAATTCTTTCCAGGTCTGGAAGAATCTGGACTCAAAGACCTGAACAAGTACAAAGTTCTGATTGTATTGGATGGTCTTGATGAATGCAGACTACATCTGGACTTCGAGGGAACGGACAGATGTTGTGATGCTACACAGTCAGCCTCACTGGAcgtgctgctgacaaacctcattgCAGGTAACCTGCTACCAGACGCCAATCTGTGGATAACCACCCGACCTGCGGCTGCCGGCTGCATCCCTCCACAGCACGTTGACCGCGTGACCGAGATACGAGGTTTCACTGACCACCAGAAGGAGCAGTACTTCCACAAGAAAATTGAGGACGAAAACTTGGCCAAAAGAGTCGTCACACACATAAAGTCAAGAAGAAGTctccacatcatgtgccacGTACCAGTGTTTTGCTGGATTTCCTCCATTGTCCTGGGGAAAATGTGCTCCagtgcaggaggaggaaaaatgcCAAAGACCTTGACCCAGATGTACATTCGCTTTCTGGCACATCAGATCACACAGATGCAGGTCAAGTACTATGAGGAGCAACAGCTGGACTCCCATGGGAATAACAAGGCGATCGTGTCCCTTGGGAAGTTGGCCTTCGAGCAGCTGGAGAAGGGCAACCTGATCTTCTACGTCGACGATCTTAGAGACTGTGGCATCGATGTCAAAGAAGCATCTGTGTACTCAGGACTGTGTACTCAGGTCTTCAGGGAAGAGTCGTGCTTGCAGCATAAAGTCTTCTGCTTCGTGCATCTCTCCGTCCAAGAGTTTCTTGCAGCTTTGTATGTGCACGTGATGAAGGTCAGAGGTGTGAACCTGATGATGGAGGAGTCTGAACACATGACCAAAGCCAAACCTGTGTCCGAGTtgcacagagcagcagtggaCAGAGCCTTACAAAGCAACAGCGGCCACCTGGATCTTTTCCTGCGTTTCCTCCTCGGACTGTCTCAGGAGTCCAGTCAGGTTCTGCTCAGAGACCTGAAGATCCAGGTAGAACCCTGTGACTCAGACAGTCGTGAGGAATCCATCAAGTACATCAGGGAGAAAATCAGTCAGACTCTTTGTCCAGAGAAGTGCGTCAAtctcttccactgtctgaacGAGTTAAACGACTGCTCGCTGGTGGAGGACATCCAGAGGTACCTGGAGTCAGATGGAGAGTCCGTGATGGACCAGTGCTCTGCAGCTCAATGGGCGGCCCTGGTCTTTGTGTTGCTGACGTCACCGGAGAGACAAGAGGAGATCCACCTCAAGAAATACTCCAGAAAAGCAGAAGACCTTCACAAGCTCCTCCCAGCCATCAAAGCATCCAGATCAGCAAT GTTGAATGATTGTAATCTCACTGCAGACTCCTGCCAGGCTGTGTCCTCTGCACTCAGCTCCAGCTCCAACCAGCTGCTTCATTTGAGCTTGAGTGACAATGTCTTAGAAGACTTGGGGGTCGAGCATCTTTGTAGGGGACTCCAGAGTCCACACTGCGGGCTGAAGACACTGAG GCTGAACAGGTGCAGTCTCACCCAGAGGTGCTGTGGGAGCCTGGCGTCAGTCCTGAGCTGTCAGTCATCGCATCTTAAGGAGCTGGACCTGAGTGACAACGACATTGAAGACGAGGGAGTGAGGCTGCTCTGCACCGGACTGGGGAGCGTGCAGTGTAAACTGGAAATCCTCAG GTTGTCGTTCTGCTGCGTCACAGAAGAAGGTTGTGGTTTCTTGGCCTCAGCAGTGAAGACCAACCCATCCCacctgagagagctggacctgagctacaaccaCCTCGGGGATTCTGGAGTGAAGCTCGTCTCTGACGCTCTGGAGGAGGGACAGTGTGAAACTGTTAAATTCAG AATCGACCACAATGCAGAGCACTGGTTTAAACCGGGACTGAGAGAAT ACGCCTGTGAGCTCAGCATGGATGATAACACAGCCCACAAACTCCTCATCCTCTCTGACGACAAACGAAAAGTTAGCCAGGGCGAGGAAGAGCAGCAGTATCCCGATCACCCTGACAGGTTTGACTACTGGACCCAAGTCCTGTTCCAGGAGGGCCTGACTGGCCGCcattactgggaggtggagtgggaaGGAAACTGGGCCGGGTTAGGAGTGACCTACAAGGGTATCGTTCACAAAGGTCCAGGCTATCACTCTGTCATAGGATACAATGCGAATTCTTGGAGTCTGCATTGTTGTACTCATGGCTACCGGGCGTATCATGACATGAAGAGCATCGTCCTTCAGGTGCCTCAGGCTGGTTCCCGGAGACTGGCCATGTATCTGGACTGGGAGGCCGGGGTCCTGTCCTTCTACAAGGTTTCTTCTGGGAGGTTCCTGACACACCTGCACACCTTCCACACCAAGTTCCAAGAGTGTCTGTATGTGGTTTTCAGACCGTGGGGCACAGGCTCCTCTCTGAGGCTGTGCCAGGTGGAGCGACCTCAAGCAACAGGCCAGTGA